One Aphidius gifuensis isolate YNYX2018 linkage group LG3, ASM1490517v1, whole genome shotgun sequence DNA window includes the following coding sequences:
- the LOC122851865 gene encoding leucine-rich repeat-containing protein 27-like, whose translation MWINKIIKTIKMSEELTKNLLKSYYGFGEIKQKNATNFLATHMGFDYLYFDDKIVSNDSNDCLTNNNLNRIDLHDKIDVKDDTNQFTIGDHLQRSWRALDDDTNLIVNHESDKEPQNAPKIKNLDDNNTKNFKLNYPCDTDNRDDSASDISSMSMKKKTKKKQKKKLADAVLSIPVNDKKLPIITDQFCDMTNSHLEEFPQYFLNKIANIKMIYLESNLLSELPSDFFDILRHLQWFDIRNNRLKSLPSSIKNHSCLETIMLQGNLLEKLPLELGLIPKLKTLHTSGNPLSYPSTDILNKGFSRIIQFLREEWNKLNPNEQVFSPSAGSKMIKSSSTDFSNNLSTISKLSSGSYKQLKTTSSVSTLTLSSKKKKLTTREKSRNYKPSNRCRKIHNEEFLEEKLRWILKVKEILIEQSKVLQQNKNQDALNLWRMKRKNIDKNIEKASSRTEEDIPFAIDIRDMPFLKTHKNKKLIDKKKASFFKNTDEIDTKMREIFESLKLSENRDQNIKNQGPDLHLNVLKSKIKKIEELYSEIQKLKRFNTTTISKNYNGPNIEKEVVYKLLPSMII comes from the exons ATGtggatcaataaaattatcaaaaccaTCAAGATGTCTGaagaattaacaaaaaacttATTGAAAAGTTATTATGGCTTTggagaaataaaacaaaaaaatgctaCTAACTTTTTGGCAACACATATGggttttgattatttatattttgatgataagaTTGTCTCAAATGATAGTAATGATTGTTTAACCAATAACAATCTTAATAGGATCGATCTACATGACAAG ATTGATGTCAAAGATGACACAAACCAGTTTACTATTGGTGACCATCTTCAACGTTCTTGGCGAGCATTAGATGATGACACTAACTTGATAGTGAATCACGAGTCTGATAAAGAGCCTCAAAACGCacctaaaattaaaaacctgGACGATAACAATACGAAAAATTTTAAGTTGAATTATCCCTGTGATACAGACAATCGAGATGACTCAGCTTCAGACATTTCTTCAAtgtctatgaaaaaaaaaacaaaaaaaaaacaaaaaaagaaattggcAGATGCTGTTCTTTCAATTCcagtaaatgataaaaaattgccAATTATTACTGACCAATTTTGTGACATGACAAACTCTCACTTGGAAGAATTtcctcaatattttttaaataaaattgcaaatattaag atgATTTATCTGGaaagtaatttattatcagaACTTCCTagtgatttttttgatattttaaggCATCTTCAATGGTTTGATATCAGAAACAATCGTCTAAAATCTCTTCCTTcctcaataaaaaatcattcttGTCTTGAAACAATTATGCTTCAAGGAAATTTATTAGAGAAACTTCCTCTAGAACTCG GTCTTATACCAAAACTAAAAACACTTCACACAAGCGGAAATCCACTGAGTTATCCGTCTacagatattttaaataaaggaTTTTCAagaataatacaatttttacgTGAAGAATGGAATAAACTTAATCCAAATGAACAAGTTTTTTCTCCATCAGcag gtTCGAAAATGATCAAGTCATCGTCAACAGATTTTTCTAATAATCTTTCGACTATATCAAAATTGTCATCGGGTTCATATAAACAACTAAAAACAACCTCATCAGTATCAACTTTaactttatcatcaaaaaaaaaaaaactaacaacaCGAGAAAAATCTAGAAATTATAAACCAAGTAACAG gtGTAGAAAAATTCATAATGAAGAGTTTCTAGAAGAAAAACTTCGATGGATTTTGAAAGTCAAGGAAATACTTATCGAACAATCAAAAGTTCTTCAACAAAACAA AAATCAAGATGCTTTAAATTTATGgagaatgaaaagaaaaaatatcgataaaaatattgagaaaGCTTCTTCCAGAACTGAag AAGATATTCCGTTTGCCATCGACATAAGAGATATGCCGtttttaaaaacacataaaaataaaaaattaatagacaaGAAAAAagcaagtttttttaaaaatactgatGAAATCGATACTAAAATGAGAGAGATTTTCGAATCATTGAAATTATCAGAAAACAGagatcaaaatattaaaaatcaaggaCCTGATTTGCATTTAAATGTTCttaaatctaaaataaaaaag aTTGAAGAACTGTACTCTGAGATTCAAAAGTTGAAAAGATTTAATACCACgacaatatcaaaaaattataatggaccaaatattgaaaaagaagtTGTTTACAAACTGCTTCCTtcgatgataatataa